The DNA sequence GTCGCCGTAGGCTTCGTCTACTCGCCGGACGGCGGGCCAGAACTTGTGCGTACGGGTCCACGGCGCTGGAAATGCCGCCTTCTCACGGGCATAGGGCAACTCCCAGTGGTCCGACGCCACCATCGTGGCTGTATGCGGCGCCTGCTTGAGCACGTTCCGCTCCGGATCGGCCTGTCCCTGCAGCACTTCCTCGATTTCTTCCCGGATCATCAGCAGGGCTTCGGCGAAGCGGTCCAGCTCCGCTTTCGACTCACTCTCCGTAGGCTCGATCATCATGGTGCCCACCACCGGAAAGGAGACCGTGGGAGCGTGAAAGCCGTAGTCCATCAACCGCTTGGCCACATCAATTTCTGTAACCCCCTGCCGCCGGTAGGGACGCAGGTCTACGATAAACTCGTGGGCCACGCGCCCGTTGGGTCCTCGATAAAGGATCTCATAACCCGCTTCAAGGCGACGCGCCAGATAGTTGGCATTCAGAATGGCCACTTCCGAAGCCTTTTGTAGGCCTTCAGCACCCATCAGCGCAATATATGCCCAGGAAATCAGCAGAATGCTGGCACTGCCGTAGGGCGCAGCTGCCACAGGACCAATGGCCTGCGTGCCACCCGTCGGCACTACAGGATGGCCAGGCAAGAACGGCTTCAGATGTTCGGCCACGCAGACCGGACCGGCGCCTGGCCCACCGCCGCCATGCGGGATGGCAAAGGTCTTATGGAGGTTCAGATGGCACACGTCGGCGCCATATTCAGCAGGCCGGCACAGCCCCACCTGCGCATTCATGTTAGCTCCATCCAGGTACACCAGCCCACCACAGGCATGCACAACGTCGCATACCTCCCGGATATGCGGCTCGAAAACGCCGTGCGTGGACGGATAGGTGACCATGAGTGCGGCCAACCGGTCGCGATATGCCTCAGCCTTGGTGCGCAGGTCCTCCAGATCGATGTTGCCGTTTTCATCGCACCGCACCACGACCACTTCCATGCCGGCCATCACGGCGCTGGCGGGATTTGTGCCGTGCGCCGAGGCGGGAATCAGGCAGACGTTGCGGTGCCCTTCGCCCCGGCTCCGGTGATAGGCCCGGATCATGAGCAGGCCTGTGTACTCGCCGGCCGCCCCGGAATTCGGCTGGAAGGTAACGGCGGCAAAACCGGTGATCTCTTTCAGCCAGGCTTCAAGCTCGTTCAGGATTTCCCGGTAGCCGTCCACCTGCTCCGGTGGAACAAAGGGGTGCACGCGCATAAAGGCCGGCCAGCTCAGCGGCATCAGTTCGACGGCCGCGTTGAGCTTCATCGTACAGGAGCCCAGCGGGATCATACTGTGCACCAGCGATAGATCCCGACTGGCCAGGCGATGCATGTAGCGCACCAGCTCCGTTTCGGAGCGATAGCGATGAAAGACAGGATGTGTCAGATAAGGTGAGGTGCGGGCCAGCGGTCCCTGATAGCCCGGCGACATTCCGGCAGCCAGGTCAGTAACCGTGAACGTCCGAGAGCGCTCGAGCGCGAAAATGTCCAGCAGCGTTTCCAGCTCTTCGGCGGTCGTTGCTTCGTCCAGCGACAGTCCGACCGTGCCATCTTCGTAATAGCGCAGGTTGACGCGCCGGGCCAGCGCCACTTCCCGAATGCGGGAGGCTTCCTCGGGCGTGGTTTCGATCCGCAGCGTATCAAAGAAGTGCGCGTGGCGCAACCGGTAGCCCAGTCGTTCCAGCCCGGCCGCCAGCACGCGCGTCAGGTTATGGATGCGTTCGGCAATGCGGCGCAACCCATCCGGTCCATGATAGATGGCATAGAAACTGGCCATCACAGCCAGCAGCACCTGTGCCGTGCAGATATTCGACGTGGCTTTTTCACGACGGATGTGCTGCTCGCGCGTCTGCAACGCCATGCGCAGCGCTGGATTACCATCGGCATCTCGTGAGACACCGATGATGCGTCCGGGTACCTGCCGTTTGAAGGCTTCCCGCGTCGCAAAGTACGCGGCGTGCGGTCCCCCATAGCCCATAGGAATTCCGAAGCGCTGCGTACTGCCCACAGCTACATCGGCCCCAAACTCGCCAGGCGGCACCAGCAGCGTCAGACTTAACAGATCAGCGGCTACCACCACGTAGGCACCGGCTTTATGTACGCGCTCACAGAAGTCCCGATAGTCGTAAATGGCGCCATCGGTAGCCGGATATTGCACCAGCACTCCGAACAGCTCAGGTCCCGGCTCGAAAGTCCGGTGATCGCCGACCACCACACGAATACCCAGCGGTTCGGCACGCGTCTCGACCACGGCGATGGTTTGCGGATGGCAGGCTTCCGAGACGAAAAACGTATTCCGTGCGGGGTCCCGGGCGATGCGGTGCAGCATCATCATGGCTTCAGCAGCGGCCGTCGCCTCGTCGAGCAACGACGCATTAGCCAGCTCCAGCCCGGTCAGCTCAATAACCATGGTCTGGAAATTCAAAAGCGCTTCCAGTCGCCCCTGTGCAATCTCCGCCTGATAGGGCGTATAGGCCGTGTACCAGGCAGGATTCTCCAGCACGTTCCGCTGAATCACCGGCGGCGTCATCGTATCGTAGTAGCCCATTCCGATAAACGAACGGAACGGCGCATTTTTCGTCGCCCGTTCCTGAAGCCGCGCCAGCAACTCAGCCTCACTCAGAGCTGGTGGAAGTGCCAGCGGCCGTTTTGTCCGAATAGATGTCGGAATGGTCTCGGCCACGAGTTCTTCCAGCGACGAAAGCCCCAGCGTCTGGAGCATCTCCTGAATCTCAGCCGGCGAAGGGCCAATGTGTCGATCCACAAACCGATCGGTAAAGGACAAGTCGATACCCATGGCCGTTGCGTTTACTTCAAGAGCATTCCGTCCCGTAAATGTCCAGGTATTCGTTCAAGTTCGGGTTTGGCGGATTCTTCAGATGTCGGCTGGCACCCGACCCAAAAACTACGGTAAAGTAGGCTTTTCGAAACGTTCGATCAACGCAGCTATACGCAATGGCACCAGCTATTGCTGTACCTCCACCGCTTCGAGGTATCGATCCACATTCATTTGCCGAGCGCACCGTTCGGGAACGCTGGCCCCGGATCGTTGCCCGGACAAT is a window from the Rhodothermus sp. genome containing:
- the gcvP gene encoding aminomethyl-transferring glycine dehydrogenase, with the protein product MGIDLSFTDRFVDRHIGPSPAEIQEMLQTLGLSSLEELVAETIPTSIRTKRPLALPPALSEAELLARLQERATKNAPFRSFIGMGYYDTMTPPVIQRNVLENPAWYTAYTPYQAEIAQGRLEALLNFQTMVIELTGLELANASLLDEATAAAEAMMMLHRIARDPARNTFFVSEACHPQTIAVVETRAEPLGIRVVVGDHRTFEPGPELFGVLVQYPATDGAIYDYRDFCERVHKAGAYVVVAADLLSLTLLVPPGEFGADVAVGSTQRFGIPMGYGGPHAAYFATREAFKRQVPGRIIGVSRDADGNPALRMALQTREQHIRREKATSNICTAQVLLAVMASFYAIYHGPDGLRRIAERIHNLTRVLAAGLERLGYRLRHAHFFDTLRIETTPEEASRIREVALARRVNLRYYEDGTVGLSLDEATTAEELETLLDIFALERSRTFTVTDLAAGMSPGYQGPLARTSPYLTHPVFHRYRSETELVRYMHRLASRDLSLVHSMIPLGSCTMKLNAAVELMPLSWPAFMRVHPFVPPEQVDGYREILNELEAWLKEITGFAAVTFQPNSGAAGEYTGLLMIRAYHRSRGEGHRNVCLIPASAHGTNPASAVMAGMEVVVVRCDENGNIDLEDLRTKAEAYRDRLAALMVTYPSTHGVFEPHIREVCDVVHACGGLVYLDGANMNAQVGLCRPAEYGADVCHLNLHKTFAIPHGGGGPGAGPVCVAEHLKPFLPGHPVVPTGGTQAIGPVAAAPYGSASILLISWAYIALMGAEGLQKASEVAILNANYLARRLEAGYEILYRGPNGRVAHEFIVDLRPYRRQGVTEIDVAKRLMDYGFHAPTVSFPVVGTMMIEPTESESKAELDRFAEALLMIREEIEEVLQGQADPERNVLKQAPHTATMVASDHWELPYAREKAAFPAPWTRTHKFWPAVRRVDEAYGDRNLVCACPPMEAYAT